In Urechidicola croceus, a single window of DNA contains:
- a CDS encoding GH35 family beta-galactosidase, translating into MKTAHYKFILSIVMLLFIGCNQTNTSSSEEKISTYKIPYLQKKGNATELIVEGNPYTILGGELSNSTFTSTESMTPVWSKLKALNVNTVLAPVYWELIEPNEGEFDFNLLDDLIIEARNNDLKIVLLWFGSWKNSMSSHVPSWVKTNQSKYPRVKDDIGKSHEILSPFSDNNLEADLNAFKNLMQHIKTFDGNNHTVIMIQPENEIGMLPTARDYHPLANQKFNLSVPTELIDYLIKNKSQLVPEFYAVWEKNGFKTTGTWEEIFGKGLHTDEIFMAWYFAQYTNKIIEVGKEIYPLPMFVNAALNRPNKNPGEYPSAGPLPHLMDVWKAGCASVDMLTPDFYFPNIKYWCDLYTRQNNTLFIPEHRFDNTVAAKALFTIGHYESLGFSPFSIEQNPNAPLQPKEEKLAKVYNIINQIKPVIDKNKGENRIEGILLDKGVKEVTFTFGDYEIKASHTYNLGWEPNSSSENWEPSGAIIIQNSENEFYYAGFGLSLTFKNIKNPNLNVGILKADKGYFENENWIVFQHLNGDQTHQGRHIRSFNDDVSIQRFTLYNYE; encoded by the coding sequence ATGAAAACTGCACATTATAAATTTATATTATCTATAGTGATGCTTCTTTTTATAGGGTGCAATCAAACTAACACTTCATCTTCTGAGGAAAAAATAAGCACCTACAAAATACCTTATTTACAAAAAAAAGGTAATGCCACAGAACTTATAGTTGAAGGTAATCCATATACAATTCTAGGTGGTGAACTTTCAAATTCTACATTTACAAGTACAGAAAGTATGACTCCTGTTTGGAGTAAACTCAAAGCATTAAATGTAAATACCGTATTAGCACCCGTTTATTGGGAGTTAATTGAACCAAACGAAGGTGAATTTGATTTTAACTTATTAGATGATTTAATAATAGAAGCTCGTAACAATGATTTAAAAATTGTGTTACTCTGGTTTGGTTCTTGGAAAAATAGTATGTCTAGCCATGTACCATCTTGGGTAAAAACGAACCAATCAAAATACCCAAGAGTTAAAGATGATATTGGTAAAAGTCATGAGATTTTATCTCCATTTAGCGACAACAATCTCGAAGCCGATTTAAATGCATTTAAAAATTTGATGCAGCATATAAAAACCTTTGATGGGAATAATCATACTGTAATAATGATTCAGCCAGAAAATGAAATAGGGATGTTACCTACTGCCCGCGACTATCATCCCTTGGCAAATCAAAAATTTAATCTATCAGTTCCTACAGAATTAATTGATTATCTTATAAAAAACAAAAGTCAATTAGTACCAGAATTTTATGCTGTTTGGGAGAAAAATGGATTTAAAACAACTGGAACTTGGGAAGAAATTTTTGGAAAAGGGTTGCATACTGACGAAATTTTTATGGCTTGGTATTTTGCACAATACACCAATAAAATTATTGAAGTAGGAAAGGAAATTTACCCATTACCAATGTTTGTTAATGCAGCACTAAATAGACCAAACAAAAATCCAGGAGAATATCCTAGCGCAGGACCATTACCACATTTAATGGATGTATGGAAAGCAGGTTGTGCATCTGTTGACATGCTTACTCCAGATTTTTATTTTCCAAATATCAAATATTGGTGCGATTTATATACTCGCCAAAATAATACATTATTTATTCCTGAACATCGCTTTGATAATACTGTTGCGGCTAAAGCACTATTTACCATTGGACATTACGAAAGTTTAGGGTTTTCACCCTTTTCAATTGAACAAAATCCAAATGCACCATTACAACCCAAAGAAGAAAAATTAGCTAAAGTTTATAATATAATCAATCAGATTAAACCAGTTATTGACAAGAATAAAGGAGAAAATCGAATTGAAGGTATTTTGCTCGATAAAGGTGTCAAAGAAGTTACTTTTACCTTTGGCGATTATGAAATAAAAGCCTCTCACACGTATAATTTAGGTTGGGAACCTAATTCGTCATCAGAAAACTGGGAGCCGTCTGGAGCAATCATAATTCAAAATTCTGAAAATGAATTTTATTATGCTGGTTTTGGATTATCGCTAACATTTAAAAACATTAAAAATCCAAATTTAAATGTTGGAATTTTAAAAGCAGATAAAGGATATTTTGAAAATGAAAATTGGATCGTTTTTCAACACTTAAATGGAGATCAAACACATCAAGGAAGACATATACGCTCTTTTAATGATGATGTTTCTATTCAAAGATTCACTTTATATAATTATGAATAA
- the uxaC gene encoding glucuronate isomerase has product MKNFIDDNFLLETNHAQELYHNFAKKQPIIDYHCHLPPDEIATNRRFENITKLWIDGDHYKWRAMRNLGIEEKFITGKSTDKKKFDKWAQTIPYTMRNPLYHWSHLELKRYFGVEDSINPENAAKIYNHCNLLLDKPEFSTQGLIRQMNVEIICTTDDPLDDLTHHQKIANSDFETQVFPTFRPDQIINIDTIDFVNYLDTLSEVSNIKIDDFESLLQATKTRIDYFHEHGCRLSDHGLPHAYGKKFNKKEVSQILKNRLANKNISSKETLKYKSAILYYLGSFYAEKDWTMQLHLGPIRDTNKALLEKIGINAGVDSIGDFQHAVQLANFLNRLNDNGSLPKTILYNSNPADNDVFATMAGNFSEDGVKGKVQFGAAWWFLDQKDGITKQINSLSNMGLLSCSLGMLTDSRSFLSFPRHEYFRRILCNIFGNDIKNGELPNDMKWIGKIIEDICYNNAKEYLDFSKIGKKKNIKKVV; this is encoded by the coding sequence AGGAACTGTACCATAATTTTGCAAAAAAACAACCTATTATAGATTATCATTGCCACTTACCACCTGATGAAATTGCTACTAATAGACGTTTTGAGAATATTACTAAACTTTGGATTGATGGAGATCATTATAAATGGCGTGCAATGCGAAATTTAGGTATAGAAGAAAAATTTATTACTGGTAAAAGCACAGACAAGAAAAAATTTGATAAATGGGCTCAAACTATTCCATATACAATGAGAAACCCTTTGTATCATTGGTCTCATTTAGAATTAAAAAGATATTTTGGAGTTGAAGATTCTATTAATCCAGAAAATGCAGCCAAAATTTACAATCACTGTAATTTGCTATTAGATAAACCAGAATTTTCTACACAAGGATTGATTCGACAAATGAATGTTGAAATAATATGTACAACTGATGATCCATTAGACGATTTAACACATCATCAAAAAATTGCCAATTCTGATTTCGAAACTCAAGTTTTTCCAACATTTAGACCAGATCAGATAATAAATATTGATACAATTGATTTTGTAAATTATTTAGATACTCTTTCTGAAGTTTCAAATATAAAAATTGACGATTTTGAATCGCTACTTCAAGCGACTAAAACTAGAATTGATTATTTCCACGAACATGGATGTCGACTTTCCGATCATGGTTTACCACATGCTTATGGAAAAAAATTCAACAAAAAAGAAGTTAGTCAAATTTTAAAAAATCGACTTGCAAACAAAAATATTAGTTCAAAAGAAACTCTAAAATATAAATCAGCAATACTATATTATTTAGGCTCTTTTTACGCAGAAAAAGATTGGACAATGCAATTGCATTTAGGTCCAATACGAGATACAAATAAAGCACTTTTAGAAAAAATTGGCATTAATGCTGGTGTAGACAGTATTGGAGATTTTCAACACGCTGTACAATTGGCTAATTTCTTGAATCGACTTAATGATAATGGAAGTTTACCTAAAACCATTCTTTACAATTCAAATCCGGCAGACAATGATGTCTTTGCAACCATGGCAGGTAATTTTAGTGAAGATGGTGTAAAAGGTAAAGTGCAATTTGGTGCTGCATGGTGGTTTTTAGATCAAAAAGATGGAATCACTAAACAAATTAATTCTCTTTCAAATATGGGATTATTGAGTTGTTCTTTAGGAATGTTGACTGATAGTCGAAGTTTTTTATCTTTCCCTAGACATGAGTATTTTAGACGTATTTTATGTAATATTTTTGGAAATGATATTAAAAATGGTGAACTGCCAAATGATATGAAGTGGATTGGAAAAATTATTGAAGATATTTGTTATAACAATGCAAAAGAGTATCTTGACTTCTCAAAAATAGGTAAAAAGAAGAATATTAAAAAAGTAGTTTAA
- a CDS encoding sugar kinase encodes MKKIITFGEVLLRLSTKEYLRFSQATDFNADYGGSELNVATSLVKFGMDAEFVTRVPDNDIGKCAIMEMKKHDVSTNFIIKGGDRLGIYFIEKGASIRGSKVVYDRSHSSFSTIKKGMYDWEKIFKDASWFHWSGITPGISQDTADVCLEAIIAANKLGLTVSTDFNYRANLWNYGKTPNEIMDKMVSLCDIMLAGDYAAEQYFGIIPEGKTKKELQESLCEKLMQRFPKTKKIAVTNRRNINALRNKWSAILYDGKTMYESESYDITYIVDRIGAGDSFMGALIYGLNHFDDKKALDFAVAASCLKHTIYGDANLVTSEEVEKLLNGDSTGRVNR; translated from the coding sequence TTGAAAAAAATCATCACTTTTGGAGAAGTCTTACTGCGACTTTCTACCAAAGAATATTTAAGGTTTTCTCAAGCAACAGATTTCAATGCTGATTATGGAGGTAGTGAATTGAACGTTGCAACATCATTAGTTAAATTTGGCATGGATGCTGAGTTTGTGACTAGAGTTCCAGATAATGACATTGGAAAATGTGCTATTATGGAAATGAAAAAACACGATGTTTCAACTAATTTCATAATAAAAGGCGGCGATAGATTAGGAATCTATTTTATTGAAAAAGGAGCATCAATTAGAGGTAGTAAAGTTGTTTACGACCGTTCTCATTCTTCTTTTTCTACAATAAAAAAAGGTATGTACGATTGGGAAAAAATCTTTAAAGATGCCAGTTGGTTTCATTGGTCTGGAATAACTCCTGGGATTTCTCAAGATACTGCCGATGTTTGCCTTGAGGCAATAATTGCTGCCAACAAACTAGGTCTCACAGTTTCAACAGATTTTAATTATAGAGCAAATCTTTGGAATTATGGTAAAACACCAAATGAAATCATGGACAAAATGGTTTCACTTTGTGATATAATGCTTGCTGGTGATTACGCTGCAGAACAATATTTTGGAATTATTCCTGAAGGAAAAACAAAAAAAGAATTACAAGAATCTTTGTGTGAAAAATTGATGCAAAGATTTCCGAAAACTAAAAAAATTGCTGTAACCAATAGACGCAACATTAATGCACTCAGAAATAAATGGTCTGCAATTTTATATGATGGCAAAACTATGTACGAATCAGAATCTTACGATATAACATATATTGTGGATAGAATTGGTGCAGGAGATAGTTTCATGGGAGCACTGATTTATGGACTAAATCATTTCGATGATAAAAAAGCACTTGATTTTGCAGTAGCAGCTTCATGCCTAAAACATACTATCTACGGCGATGCTAACTTAGTTACATCTGAAGAAGTAGAAAAATTATTAAATGGTGATTCAACAGGAAGAGTGAATAGATAA
- a CDS encoding TRAP transporter small permease has product MKSKLDNFLGWILAILLGAMVLDVLWGVFSRYALGFQSSWTDELARFLLIWVGILGSAYASGKNMHIAIDLLPQYLNEKNKKRLDIFNTVIISLFVLGVFIIGGLRYVYISFALGQTSAALKLPMGIVYAVFPIAGILIIYYRIRNTFFN; this is encoded by the coding sequence ATGAAATCAAAACTTGACAACTTTTTAGGTTGGATACTTGCCATACTTTTAGGGGCAATGGTTCTTGACGTACTTTGGGGAGTATTCTCAAGATATGCTCTTGGATTTCAAAGTTCATGGACCGATGAATTGGCTAGATTTTTATTGATTTGGGTTGGTATTTTAGGATCTGCTTATGCATCTGGAAAAAATATGCATATCGCCATTGATTTGCTACCACAATATTTAAATGAGAAGAATAAAAAGAGACTCGATATTTTTAATACAGTAATTATTTCTTTATTCGTTTTAGGTGTTTTTATAATTGGCGGATTGAGATATGTTTACATTTCATTTGCACTAGGTCAAACTTCCGCAGCTTTAAAATTACCTATGGGAATTGTATATGCAGTATTTCCAATTGCTGGAATATTAATTATTTATTACCGAATCCGTAATACCTTTTTTAACTAA
- a CDS encoding TRAP transporter large permease — translation MEIAILVLSFIILIALRVPVAWSLGISALFTILISMKSIPALTTVAQRVVTGLDSFSLLAIPFFILAGHIMNKGGIAKRLIDFAKALVGALPGGLAHVNIVSAMLFGAIAGSAGAAAAAIGSFMSDQMEKEGYSKEFGVAVNVTSATTGLVIPPSNIFIVYSLASGGVSIGALFLAGYIPGILTGLLLMLVAYIWAKKKNYPTGDRSSFKTIFKTFIAALPSLFLLIVIIGGIVAGIFTATEASSVAVLYCFVLAFIYKEISVEDLKPILVQASETIAIVMLLIAMSIAMSWVMSYEHIPQMMTDALLGMSDNKIMVLIIINLILLFVGIFMDMTPAVLIFTPIFLPVVTALGIDPVHFGIIMVLNLCIGLCTPPVGAVLFIGVGVAKTTIQKVIKPLLPLFIAMIVSLILVSLFPELSLWLPRVFGY, via the coding sequence ATGGAAATAGCAATATTAGTTTTAAGTTTTATCATTTTAATTGCACTACGTGTTCCTGTTGCATGGAGTTTAGGTATTTCTGCATTGTTTACAATTTTGATAAGCATGAAATCCATTCCTGCTTTAACAACAGTTGCACAACGAGTTGTTACTGGTTTGGATAGTTTTTCATTATTGGCAATACCGTTTTTCATTCTTGCAGGTCATATTATGAATAAAGGTGGAATTGCAAAACGACTCATTGATTTTGCCAAAGCCTTAGTCGGTGCACTTCCTGGAGGATTGGCGCATGTAAATATTGTTTCGGCTATGTTATTTGGAGCAATTGCTGGCTCGGCTGGTGCAGCTGCTGCTGCAATTGGTAGTTTCATGTCCGATCAAATGGAAAAAGAAGGCTATAGTAAAGAATTTGGAGTTGCAGTAAATGTAACTTCGGCTACAACAGGATTAGTTATTCCACCTAGTAATATCTTTATTGTGTATTCTTTGGCTAGTGGTGGTGTAAGTATTGGTGCATTATTTTTGGCAGGATATATTCCTGGAATTTTAACCGGACTTTTACTAATGCTTGTAGCATATATTTGGGCAAAGAAAAAGAATTATCCAACAGGAGATAGAAGTTCATTCAAAACAATTTTCAAAACATTTATAGCTGCGTTACCAAGTTTATTTTTACTAATTGTGATCATTGGAGGTATTGTAGCAGGGATTTTTACTGCAACTGAAGCATCTTCTGTAGCTGTTCTTTATTGTTTCGTTCTTGCATTTATTTATAAAGAAATTTCAGTAGAGGATTTAAAACCAATTTTAGTACAAGCATCTGAAACAATTGCAATTGTAATGCTACTTATTGCAATGTCAATTGCCATGTCATGGGTAATGTCTTATGAGCATATTCCTCAAATGATGACAGATGCCTTATTGGGTATGAGCGACAATAAAATAATGGTGCTTATTATAATAAATCTTATATTACTTTTTGTCGGAATTTTTATGGATATGACACCTGCAGTCTTAATTTTTACACCTATTTTTTTACCTGTGGTTACTGCTTTAGGAATTGATCCTGTTCATTTTGGAATCATTATGGTACTTAATCTTTGTATTGGTTTATGTACACCACCAGTAGGAGCAGTTCTATTTATTGGAGTAGGAGTAGCAAAAACTACTATTCAAAAAGTTATCAAACCTCTTTTACCATTGTTTATAGCAATGATTGTCTCACTTATCTTGGTAAGTTTATTTCCTGAGTTAAGTTTGTGGTTACCTAGAGTATTTGGATACTAA
- a CDS encoding bifunctional 4-hydroxy-2-oxoglutarate aldolase/2-dehydro-3-deoxy-phosphogluconate aldolase, translating to MSKFSRIDVALTMEKTGLVPLFYHKDIEIAKQVVQACYDGGARLLEFTHRGLFAHEVFNKLYKYCVKECPDLILGVGSITDAATASHYMNIGASFIVTPVFREDIAIVCNRKKVLWSPGCGSLTEIAKAEELGCEIVKLFPGDVYGPKFIKGAKAPQPWTKIMPTGGVDTSEENLKKWFDAGATCVGMGSKLITKEIIETQDYKLLEKNVKDALKTINKVRLYAL from the coding sequence ATGAGTAAATTTTCAAGAATAGATGTAGCCTTAACTATGGAAAAAACAGGATTAGTTCCGTTGTTTTACCATAAAGATATTGAAATTGCTAAACAAGTTGTACAAGCCTGTTATGATGGTGGCGCAAGATTATTAGAATTCACACATCGCGGACTTTTTGCACATGAAGTATTTAATAAACTATACAAATATTGTGTGAAAGAATGTCCAGATTTAATTCTTGGCGTAGGTTCAATTACTGATGCTGCAACTGCTTCGCATTATATGAATATTGGTGCAAGTTTTATTGTAACACCTGTTTTTAGAGAAGATATTGCTATAGTTTGCAATCGTAAAAAAGTTTTATGGTCGCCTGGATGTGGTTCATTAACAGAAATTGCAAAAGCAGAAGAACTTGGATGTGAAATCGTAAAATTATTTCCAGGTGATGTCTATGGACCTAAATTTATAAAAGGCGCAAAAGCACCTCAACCTTGGACTAAAATTATGCCAACTGGTGGTGTTGATACTTCAGAAGAAAATTTAAAAAAATGGTTTGATGCAGGTGCAACTTGCGTTGGAATGGGTTCAAAGTTAATTACTAAAGAAATTATTGAAACTCAAGATTATAAATTATTAGAAAAGAATGTAAAGGATGCGTTAAAAACTATCAATAAGGTACGATTATATGCGCTTTAA
- a CDS encoding GntR family transcriptional regulator, whose translation MLKTNLDLNINHVGDIPKYQQIVIAITEGIAKNLLHIGDALPSVNTICKDNQLSRDTVFKAYSILKDQGVIESVPNKGYYVASETRKVLLVLDTFKAYKEVLYHSFTNNLPENVITDVQFHHYNIDNFKTIINNSLGKYYKYIVMNFDNSEVPDSLSKISNEKLLLIDWNIHSTKNNNYLFQDFGQAFMNSLAEATALFKKYKQIDFVYPTFTNHPIETVSYFKKYCEKNNFKYNIITNSNEFNIEKNTAYISVSDRILGLFLEQCRDKNFEPGEDVGFLSYNETPMKKFIYKGISVISTDFKELGTKAAQFITEDAPIQQYVATKLTLRESL comes from the coding sequence ATGCTTAAAACTAACTTAGATTTGAATATCAATCACGTAGGTGATATTCCAAAATACCAACAAATAGTAATTGCTATTACTGAAGGTATTGCGAAAAACCTATTACATATTGGTGATGCTCTTCCATCCGTAAATACTATTTGCAAAGACAATCAATTATCAAGAGATACAGTTTTTAAAGCATATAGTATCTTAAAAGACCAAGGCGTAATTGAATCGGTTCCCAACAAAGGCTATTATGTAGCCAGTGAAACTCGAAAAGTTTTGCTTGTTCTAGATACTTTTAAAGCCTATAAAGAAGTTTTATATCATTCTTTCACTAATAATTTGCCAGAAAATGTTATTACCGATGTACAGTTTCATCATTATAACATTGATAATTTTAAAACAATAATCAATAACAGTCTGGGTAAATATTACAAATACATTGTAATGAATTTTGACAATTCTGAAGTGCCAGATTCGTTGTCAAAAATTAGTAATGAAAAACTATTATTGATTGATTGGAACATTCATTCAACAAAAAACAACAATTATCTTTTTCAAGATTTCGGTCAAGCATTTATGAATTCGCTTGCAGAAGCAACAGCCCTTTTTAAAAAATACAAACAGATAGATTTTGTATATCCAACATTTACAAATCATCCTATAGAAACTGTTTCATACTTTAAAAAATACTGTGAAAAAAATAATTTCAAATACAACATTATTACAAATTCAAACGAATTTAATATTGAAAAGAATACTGCTTATATTAGTGTAAGTGATCGTATTCTAGGTCTTTTTTTAGAACAATGTCGTGATAAAAATTTTGAACCTGGAGAGGATGTAGGTTTTCTATCTTACAATGAAACACCTATGAAAAAATTTATTTATAAGGGAATTTCAGTTATTTCAACTGATTTCAAAGAATTGGGAACTAAAGCAGCACAGTTTATTACTGAAGACGCTCCTATTCAACAATATGTAGCAACAAAACTAACTTTAAGAGAATCATTATAA
- a CDS encoding LacI family DNA-binding transcriptional regulator gives MEEQKDVTIYDIAEKLKLSTSTISRALKDHHSISEKTIKKVKKTAEEMGYRPNTLAASLRSNKTKTIGVLISRINRPFISSLISGIEETAQKAGYNVIITQSHDSYEDEVNMAKALYSSRVSGIICSLAMETRDTSHFKQFIDKNIPLVFVDRVPKRFDTYRVMIDNYSAGYKATKHLIEQGCTRIAHYAGSQFRNIYSERKRGYVDALIEHNLPVDEDLIIHFNTLSYEEGVMRTNKLLDLKNPPDGIFSANDTAAVSAIQCAKKRGLKVPEDVAVIGFNDDPIASIIDPGLSSITHPAVKMGQTSAKKILNHLKKSKKDDLTEITFLNTEVVVRESSKRKKV, from the coding sequence ATGGAAGAACAAAAAGACGTTACGATTTATGATATTGCTGAGAAATTAAAACTTTCTACTTCTACAATATCAAGAGCATTAAAAGACCATCATAGTATAAGTGAAAAAACCATAAAAAAGGTAAAGAAAACTGCTGAAGAAATGGGGTATCGTCCTAATACACTTGCGGCAAGTTTACGTAGTAATAAAACAAAAACAATTGGGGTTCTTATTTCTCGAATCAATAGACCATTTATTTCTTCACTAATTAGTGGAATAGAAGAAACTGCTCAAAAAGCAGGTTATAATGTAATTATTACTCAATCTCATGATTCTTATGAAGATGAAGTGAATATGGCAAAAGCACTATATAGTAGTAGAGTGAGTGGTATTATATGTTCGCTTGCGATGGAAACACGTGATACATCACATTTTAAACAGTTTATTGATAAAAATATTCCATTGGTATTTGTAGATAGGGTTCCAAAACGTTTTGATACTTATCGAGTGATGATTGATAATTATTCTGCAGGATACAAGGCTACTAAACATCTTATTGAACAAGGTTGTACAAGAATAGCCCATTATGCAGGTTCTCAATTCAGAAATATTTATAGTGAAAGAAAAAGGGGATATGTTGACGCATTAATAGAGCACAATTTACCTGTAGATGAAGATTTAATCATTCATTTTAATACGTTGAGTTACGAAGAAGGTGTTATGAGAACTAACAAATTATTGGATTTGAAAAATCCACCTGATGGTATTTTTTCAGCCAATGATACAGCTGCAGTAAGCGCAATTCAATGTGCAAAAAAACGCGGGTTAAAAGTTCCTGAAGATGTTGCCGTTATAGGTTTTAATGATGATCCTATAGCATCAATTATTGACCCTGGACTGTCATCAATTACCCATCCTGCAGTAAAAATGGGGCAAACATCTGCTAAGAAAATTTTGAACCATTTGAAAAAATCTAAAAAAGATGACCTTACTGAAATAACTTTTTTAAATACAGAAGTAGTAGTGAGAGAATCCTCCAAAAGGAAAAAGGTTTAG
- a CDS encoding TRAP transporter substrate-binding protein produces MRFKLLIILCISTTLFSCKKENKVKSIKLAHSLGVSHPVHEAMVFMAEKVAENSNGKLLIDIYPSSQLGSERQCLELLQIGSLGMTKVSAAVMENFSPELKVFGYPYLFRNNKHRFEVYDGEIGQKLLVNGEKYWLRGLTYFDAGNRSFYTKTKAIEQPKDLEGLKIRVMQSPTAIELVKSFGGAPTPISWGELYTALQQGVVDGAENNLPSFYSSKHYEICKYFSIDEHTSIPDILVISTIIWKDLSDEERKWLMDAVKEATVFQRELWAKAETEAMIKIEKAGVKVNTPDKSVFEKKSESMIHELKSQNPDLYELVNQIKSVN; encoded by the coding sequence ATGCGCTTTAAACTCCTTATCATTTTATGCATATCAACAACATTATTTTCTTGCAAAAAAGAAAATAAAGTAAAAAGCATCAAATTAGCACATAGTTTAGGTGTATCTCATCCAGTTCATGAGGCTATGGTTTTTATGGCTGAAAAAGTTGCAGAGAATTCAAATGGAAAATTGTTAATAGACATTTACCCTAGCAGTCAATTAGGTTCCGAACGTCAATGTCTTGAATTATTACAAATCGGAAGTCTTGGAATGACAAAAGTTTCAGCAGCTGTTATGGAAAATTTTTCACCTGAATTAAAAGTTTTTGGATATCCATATTTGTTTAGAAATAACAAACATCGATTTGAAGTATATGATGGTGAAATTGGTCAAAAACTACTAGTTAATGGCGAAAAATATTGGCTTAGAGGGCTGACTTATTTTGATGCTGGAAATCGTTCTTTTTACACAAAAACCAAAGCTATTGAGCAACCGAAGGATTTAGAAGGATTAAAAATTCGTGTAATGCAAAGTCCTACAGCTATTGAATTGGTAAAAAGTTTTGGTGGCGCTCCTACTCCAATTTCTTGGGGAGAACTATACACCGCATTACAACAAGGTGTTGTAGATGGTGCTGAAAATAACTTACCTAGTTTCTACTCTTCCAAGCATTATGAAATATGCAAATATTTCTCTATTGATGAACACACTTCAATTCCAGATATTCTAGTTATTAGTACAATTATTTGGAAAGATTTATCTGATGAAGAACGAAAATGGCTCATGGATGCGGTTAAAGAAGCAACTGTTTTTCAAAGAGAATTGTGGGCAAAAGCCGAAACAGAAGCGATGATTAAAATTGAGAAAGCAGGAGTAAAAGTAAATACTCCAGACAAATCAGTATTTGAAAAAAAATCTGAAAGTATGATTCATGAATTAAAATCTCAAAATCCTGATTTGTATGAATTAGTTAATCAAATTAAATCTGTAAACTAA